From a single Salinirussus salinus genomic region:
- a CDS encoding TIGR03571 family LLM class oxidoreductase: MADHANAGYERAFGTDDLTFGLGFPLTGSSETVPDAEAEMALAAHAEDVGFDALWARDVPLYWPRFGDAGQSFDVWPWLSHAAAHTDDVALGTASVVLPLRHPLHVAKAAASVDRLSGGRLLLGIATGDRDPEYPAFDVDPGERGARFRETVEVLRTVWTGEFPEVDTDRVTLEGELDLVPEPTADTVPLLPTGHARQDLAWTAEHGDGWLFYHLPDRTLETYLDDWREAAGDKPYAMAVRTELAEDPTADPEHVHQGYRAGSEWFVEYFRDLDRTGVDHVLVSAGGDDPRQAVTRFAETVVDRV, translated from the coding sequence ATGGCCGACCACGCGAACGCGGGCTACGAGCGCGCCTTCGGGACCGACGACCTCACCTTCGGCCTGGGGTTCCCGCTCACCGGCAGCAGCGAGACGGTCCCCGACGCCGAGGCGGAGATGGCGCTCGCCGCCCACGCCGAGGACGTCGGGTTCGACGCGCTGTGGGCGCGGGACGTGCCGCTGTACTGGCCCCGCTTCGGCGACGCGGGCCAGAGCTTCGACGTCTGGCCGTGGCTGAGCCACGCCGCCGCCCACACCGACGACGTCGCCCTCGGGACGGCGAGCGTCGTCCTCCCGCTCCGGCATCCCCTACACGTCGCCAAGGCCGCCGCCTCCGTCGACCGCCTCTCCGGAGGGCGGCTCCTGCTGGGTATCGCCACCGGCGACCGCGACCCCGAATACCCCGCCTTCGACGTCGACCCCGGCGAGCGCGGTGCGCGCTTCCGGGAGACCGTCGAGGTGTTGCGGACCGTCTGGACCGGCGAGTTCCCCGAGGTCGACACCGACCGTGTGACGCTGGAGGGCGAGCTGGACCTGGTACCCGAGCCGACCGCCGACACGGTCCCGTTGCTCCCGACGGGCCACGCCCGCCAGGACCTCGCGTGGACCGCCGAACACGGCGACGGCTGGCTGTTCTACCATCTGCCTGACCGGACTCTCGAGACCTACCTCGACGACTGGCGGGAAGCGGCCGGCGACAAACCCTACGCGATGGCCGTCCGGACGGAGCTGGCCGAGGACCCGACCGCCGACCCGGAACACGTCCACCAGGGCTACCGGGCCGGCAGCGAGTGGTTCGTCGAGTACTTCCGTGACCTCGACCGGACGGGCGTCGACCACGTCCTGGTCTCGGCCGGCGGTGACGACCCCCGGCAGGCGGTCACCCGCTTCGCGGAGACGGTCGTCGACCGGGTCTGA
- the hisD gene encoding histidinol dehydrogenase yields the protein MDVRPIADLGPGERAAAFERSAGIDAVREDVRDIVGRVREEGDVALREFAREFDGVDVGNIDVTDRAARAVDRVDDDVLAAIETAAENIRAFHERQRPEDWREDFSGRELGRRFRPLESAGIYAPGGTAAYPSSALMGVIPADVAGVEHIAVATPPAEQLNPATLAAIEVAGADAVYQVGGAQAVAALAYGTETVSAVDCIAGPGNRWVTAAKAEVRGDVTIDFLAGPSELLVVADGSADPELVAADMVAQAEHDTDSAVAAVTDDEALAAAVADAVEAQIVERERREVIEGALDNEASGVFLARSTSEAALFAEEYAAEHLSIVAADETTEEALLERIDSVGSVFLGPYSPVAAGDYAAGPNHVLPTGGAARTTGGLSVDTFMRSSTVQRLDEDALADLRETVTTLATAEGLEGHAASVEKRFGE from the coding sequence ATGGACGTTCGACCCATCGCCGACCTCGGGCCGGGCGAGCGGGCGGCGGCCTTCGAGCGGTCGGCCGGCATCGACGCGGTCCGGGAGGACGTGCGCGACATCGTCGGCCGGGTCCGCGAGGAGGGCGACGTCGCGCTCCGCGAGTTCGCCCGGGAGTTCGACGGCGTCGACGTGGGCAACATCGACGTGACCGACCGGGCGGCGCGCGCCGTCGACCGGGTGGACGACGACGTGCTCGCGGCCATCGAGACCGCCGCGGAGAACATCCGGGCGTTCCACGAGCGCCAGCGCCCCGAGGACTGGCGCGAGGACTTCTCCGGTCGGGAGCTCGGTCGGCGCTTTCGGCCCCTAGAGAGCGCCGGGATATACGCTCCCGGCGGCACGGCCGCGTACCCCTCCAGCGCCCTGATGGGTGTCATCCCCGCGGACGTGGCGGGCGTCGAGCACATCGCAGTCGCCACCCCGCCGGCCGAACAGCTCAACCCCGCGACGCTGGCTGCCATCGAGGTGGCCGGCGCGGACGCCGTCTACCAGGTCGGCGGCGCGCAGGCCGTGGCGGCGCTGGCCTACGGCACCGAGACCGTCAGCGCTGTCGACTGCATCGCCGGCCCGGGCAACCGGTGGGTGACCGCCGCCAAGGCAGAGGTGCGTGGCGACGTGACCATCGACTTCCTGGCCGGGCCGAGCGAGCTGCTCGTGGTGGCCGACGGGAGCGCCGACCCGGAACTCGTCGCCGCCGACATGGTCGCCCAGGCCGAGCACGACACCGACAGCGCCGTCGCCGCCGTCACCGACGACGAGGCGCTGGCGGCGGCCGTCGCCGACGCCGTCGAGGCCCAGATCGTCGAGCGCGAACGCCGGGAGGTCATCGAGGGCGCCCTCGACAACGAGGCCAGCGGCGTCTTCCTCGCGCGCTCGACGAGCGAGGCCGCCCTCTTCGCCGAGGAGTACGCCGCCGAGCACCTCTCGATCGTCGCCGCCGACGAGACGACCGAGGAGGCGCTCTTAGAGCGGATCGACAGCGTCGGCTCCGTTTTCCTGGGCCCGTACAGCCCCGTCGCCGCGGGCGACTACGCCGCCGGCCCGAACCACGTCCTCCCGACCGGCGGCGCGGCCCGCACGACTGGCGGGCTCTCCGTGGACACGTTCATGCGCTCCTCGACGGTCCAGCGGCTGGACGAGGACGCGCTCGCGGACCTGCGGGAGACCGTCACCACGCTCGCGACCGCCGAAGGGTTGGAGGGCCACGCCGCGAGCGTCGAGAAGCGGTTCGGGGAGTGA
- a CDS encoding HesB/IscA family protein, translating into MSTVEQGAPEDAVAVTEQAASEALDLMEREGMDASEGGLRLYVQQGGCAGLSYGMRFEHEPEADDTVTEHHGLRILVDPASLDYIEGSVLDYEGGLQGEGFHVENPNVVSECGCGESFRT; encoded by the coding sequence ATGAGCACCGTCGAGCAGGGCGCACCCGAGGACGCAGTGGCCGTCACCGAGCAGGCCGCCTCGGAGGCGCTCGACCTCATGGAACGGGAGGGCATGGACGCTTCGGAGGGCGGCCTGCGCCTGTACGTCCAGCAGGGCGGCTGTGCCGGCCTCTCGTATGGCATGCGCTTCGAGCACGAGCCCGAGGCCGACGACACCGTCACCGAGCACCACGGTCTGCGCATCCTCGTCGACCCCGCCAGCCTCGACTACATCGAGGGCTCGGTCCTCGACTACGAGGGCGGCCTCCAGGGCGAGGGGTTCCACGTCGAGAATCCCAACGTCGTCAGCGAGTGTGGCTGCGGCGAGAGCTTCCGGACGTAA
- a CDS encoding dodecin, protein MVFKKVTLIGTSGDSFEGAVDDAIHRAEMTLDNIHWLEVKEQGVELASVNDREYQVEVEVAFELEGAAE, encoded by the coding sequence ATGGTTTTCAAGAAAGTGACCCTGATCGGGACGAGCGGCGACAGTTTCGAGGGTGCGGTCGACGACGCCATCCACCGCGCGGAGATGACCCTCGACAACATCCACTGGCTCGAAGTCAAAGAACAGGGCGTCGAACTCGCGAGCGTCAACGACCGCGAGTACCAGGTCGAGGTGGAGGTGGCCTTCGAACTCGAGGGGGCTGCGGAGTAA
- a CDS encoding NuoI/complex I 23 kDa subunit family protein: MIGILKSMATTMKHALDGKTFTVEYPEDEPEVSPRFRGVHKFSQERCIWCRQCENVCPNDTIQIVTDEQRNGEQYNLHIGQCIYCRLCEEVCPTDAIILTQNFEFVADTKDEFAYNKEDLKNVPWYKDIDPLESREPDRGAWIGEGEGDVDYQ, encoded by the coding sequence ATGATAGGGATACTGAAATCGATGGCAACGACGATGAAACACGCACTCGACGGCAAGACGTTCACCGTCGAGTACCCGGAAGACGAGCCGGAGGTCTCCCCGCGGTTCAGGGGGGTCCACAAGTTCAGCCAGGAGCGGTGTATCTGGTGTCGGCAGTGCGAGAACGTCTGCCCGAACGACACGATCCAGATCGTCACCGACGAGCAGCGCAACGGCGAGCAGTACAACCTCCACATCGGGCAGTGCATCTACTGCCGGCTGTGTGAGGAGGTCTGCCCGACCGACGCGATCATCCTGACCCAGAACTTCGAGTTCGTCGCCGACACCAAAGACGAGTTCGCCTACAACAAGGAGGACCTCAAGAACGTCCCCTGGTACAAGGACATCGACCCGCTCGAATCGCGGGAACCGGACCGCGGGGCGTGGATCGGCGAGGGCGAAGGCGACGTGGATTACCAGTAG
- a CDS encoding complex I subunit 1/NuoH family protein, whose translation MTLPETINGLLPIGGLAGEVLAAFIGAALIGTIMLANTAVAGPWAKRKITAKFTDRIAVNRVGPAGLLIIVADAVRLLAKELVVPEGVDRPAWDFAPLLIASSALLGFAVIPMGSGLQLADPDIGLAFVFAVASMASLGLLMAGYASNNKYSFLGGLRAVAQNLAYEIPLVLTGASVVIFTGTLQMSEIVAAQQSALFTLGPITIPSWFAFVNPFAFVLFMIANLAEVGRNPFDIPEAPTEIVAGYQTEYSSVYFVLVYLGEFVHIFLGGAIATTLFLGGPAGPLLPGFVWFLIKIWAVFLFTQWARSALPRVRIDQLIQIGWKGMLVLSFANLVLTAVIVGAIA comes from the coding sequence ATGACGCTGCCGGAGACGATCAACGGGCTGTTGCCCATCGGCGGCCTCGCCGGCGAGGTGCTCGCGGCGTTCATCGGCGCCGCGCTCATCGGGACGATCATGCTCGCGAACACCGCGGTCGCGGGCCCGTGGGCGAAACGGAAGATCACCGCGAAGTTCACCGACCGGATCGCGGTCAACCGCGTTGGCCCCGCGGGACTGTTGATCATCGTCGCCGACGCCGTCCGACTGCTCGCGAAGGAGCTCGTGGTGCCGGAGGGCGTCGACCGCCCGGCCTGGGACTTCGCGCCGCTTCTGATCGCCTCTTCGGCGCTTCTGGGCTTTGCGGTCATCCCGATGGGGAGCGGGCTCCAGCTCGCCGACCCCGACATCGGGCTCGCCTTCGTCTTCGCGGTCGCGTCGATGGCGTCGCTGGGGCTGTTGATGGCCGGCTACGCGTCGAACAACAAGTACTCGTTTCTGGGCGGGCTGCGCGCGGTCGCACAGAATCTCGCCTACGAGATCCCGCTCGTGCTGACGGGCGCGTCGGTGGTCATCTTCACCGGCACGCTCCAGATGTCGGAGATCGTCGCCGCCCAGCAGAGCGCACTCTTCACGCTCGGCCCCATCACGATCCCCTCGTGGTTCGCCTTCGTCAACCCCTTCGCGTTCGTTCTCTTCATGATCGCGAACCTCGCGGAGGTCGGGCGCAACCCCTTCGACATCCCGGAGGCGCCGACGGAGATCGTCGCCGGCTACCAGACCGAGTACTCCTCGGTCTACTTCGTGCTCGTCTACCTGGGGGAGTTCGTCCACATCTTCCTCGGCGGCGCCATCGCGACGACGCTGTTCCTCGGTGGCCCCGCGGGACCGCTGCTGCCAGGCTTCGTGTGGTTCCTGATCAAGATCTGGGCGGTGTTCCTGTTCACCCAGTGGGCGCGGTCGGCGCTGCCCCGGGTACGGATCGACCAGCTCATCCAGATCGGCTGGAAGGGGATGCTCGTGCTCTCCTTCGCCAATCTGGTGCTGACTGCGGTGATCGTGGGAGCGATCGCATAA
- a CDS encoding ribonucleotide-diphosphate reductase subunit beta yields the protein MAIDFANKQKPYELFDKAKRQGTWDPLDIDFSEDKVHWEEGFSEAQKDQIMGTFVGFYEGEESVTRTLVPYFTIVDKLEDAPFDTVQEEMFLSTHLMEEAKHTDFFARYFEEVLGTQETHIDDYEESDYWQNPDLKEFLVDDLEEIGERMRQTARTGDQHELRYILGEGVMHYMGIVEAQLAKAGYEIFENVFSDISDDLGTEIMPGFQEGIKLVRQDEGRHITNGRWVMKKLAEEDPDIVTEVYEPKIQEYLERLTGPENASDDRYEDYSFDMAQLQRTVSNANLQQTIEYIGPEKFDSFGADFDIGAYSGGAAAAGD from the coding sequence ATGGCAATTGATTTCGCGAACAAGCAAAAGCCGTACGAACTGTTCGACAAGGCCAAACGCCAGGGGACCTGGGACCCGCTGGACATCGACTTCAGCGAGGACAAGGTCCACTGGGAGGAGGGCTTCTCGGAGGCCCAGAAAGACCAGATCATGGGCACGTTCGTCGGCTTCTACGAGGGCGAGGAGTCGGTGACGCGGACGCTCGTCCCCTACTTCACCATCGTCGACAAGCTCGAGGACGCTCCCTTCGACACCGTCCAGGAGGAGATGTTCCTCAGCACCCACCTGATGGAGGAGGCCAAACACACCGACTTCTTCGCCCGCTACTTCGAGGAGGTGCTGGGCACCCAGGAGACCCACATCGACGACTACGAGGAGTCAGACTACTGGCAGAACCCCGACCTGAAGGAGTTCCTGGTCGACGACCTCGAGGAGATCGGCGAGCGGATGCGCCAGACCGCCCGGACCGGCGACCAGCACGAGCTCCGGTACATCCTCGGCGAGGGCGTGATGCACTACATGGGGATCGTCGAGGCCCAGCTCGCCAAGGCCGGCTACGAGATCTTCGAGAACGTCTTCTCGGACATCTCCGACGACCTCGGCACGGAGATCATGCCCGGCTTCCAGGAGGGGATCAAGCTGGTCCGCCAGGACGAGGGTCGCCACATCACCAACGGCCGGTGGGTGATGAAGAAGCTCGCCGAGGAGGACCCCGACATCGTCACGGAGGTCTACGAGCCGAAGATCCAGGAGTACCTCGAGCGGCTGACCGGGCCCGAGAACGCCTCGGACGACCGCTACGAGGACTACTCTTTCGACATGGCCCAGCTCCAGCGGACGGTCTCCAACGCGAACCTCCAGCAGACCATCGAGTACATCGGCCCCGAGAAGTTCGACAGCTTCGGCGCCGACTTCGACATCGGCGCCTACAGCGGCGGCGCGGCCGCCGCCGGCGACTGA
- a CDS encoding NADPH-dependent FMN reductase, whose protein sequence is MDRPHVVAISGSRRSGSYTRRSLRLALEAAADAGARTDLLDLRELDLPPFDPDAAEPDRVRTLKRRVREADGALLGTPVYHGSYASTLKDALDYCGRDEFRDTTVGLLAVAGGGSYASTLDHLRVVVRTVHGWTVPHQVGIRNAADYFEGEELVDDGLARRVERLGREVAANADVEPAARTEVHAPGER, encoded by the coding sequence ATGGACCGCCCCCACGTCGTCGCGATAAGCGGGAGCCGTCGGTCGGGAAGCTACACCCGCCGGAGTCTCCGGCTCGCGCTCGAGGCCGCGGCCGACGCCGGCGCCCGGACCGACCTGCTCGACCTCCGCGAGCTCGACCTGCCGCCGTTCGACCCGGACGCCGCCGAACCCGACCGGGTGCGGACGCTCAAGCGACGCGTGCGCGAGGCCGACGGCGCCCTCTTGGGCACGCCCGTCTATCACGGCTCCTACGCCTCGACGCTGAAGGACGCGCTCGACTACTGTGGCCGCGACGAGTTCCGGGACACGACCGTCGGCCTGCTCGCGGTCGCGGGCGGGGGCAGCTACGCCAGCACGCTCGACCACCTCCGGGTCGTGGTCCGGACGGTCCACGGCTGGACGGTCCCACACCAGGTCGGCATCCGCAACGCCGCCGACTACTTCGAGGGCGAGGAGCTGGTCGACGACGGGCTGGCCCGGCGCGTGGAACGACTCGGGCGGGAAGTCGCCGCCAACGCCGATGTCGAGCCCGCGGCTCGGACCGAGGTACACGCTCCGGGGGAGCGGTAG
- a CDS encoding DnaJ domain-containing protein: MAETFYSVLGVEPGVDGEAVERAYRERVKEVHPDVADDPDAPREFARLTVARDVLVDDEERGRYDDLGHAAYVRAHVDASVWAAEDDATDADASGADADGTDTGGTDAAAASTGTTTEPDAAGATTSGTTAPGQSAAAASGVSETTAGRGRRGRRQRGTAAAYHRVGSEDVVGRERDPLWRRVVAVGRRVGPWALVHLVLVASAAATAWFGYAGAAHLDMSLPALAVAVVVLVVTLLASAAHLLSRVYA, encoded by the coding sequence ATGGCCGAGACGTTCTACAGCGTCCTCGGGGTCGAGCCCGGCGTCGACGGGGAGGCCGTCGAGCGGGCCTACCGCGAGCGGGTCAAGGAGGTCCACCCCGACGTGGCCGACGACCCCGACGCCCCGCGGGAGTTCGCGCGGCTCACCGTCGCCCGGGACGTCCTGGTCGACGACGAGGAGCGGGGACGCTATGACGACCTCGGCCACGCGGCCTACGTCCGGGCGCACGTCGACGCCAGCGTGTGGGCGGCGGAAGACGACGCGACGGACGCGGACGCCAGTGGAGCGGATGCCGACGGAACGGACACCGGCGGGACGGATGCGGCTGCGGCGAGTACCGGCACCACGACGGAACCGGACGCGGCCGGGGCCACGACATCAGGAACGACGGCACCGGGACAGTCGGCGGCGGCCGCTTCGGGAGTCTCGGAAACGACGGCCGGCCGCGGGCGGCGGGGCCGGCGCCAGCGGGGGACGGCGGCGGCCTACCACCGGGTCGGCTCTGAGGACGTCGTGGGCCGGGAGCGCGACCCGCTGTGGCGGCGGGTCGTGGCGGTCGGGCGCCGCGTCGGCCCCTGGGCGCTCGTGCATCTCGTCCTCGTCGCGAGCGCCGCCGCGACGGCCTGGTTCGGCTACGCCGGCGCGGCCCATCTCGACATGAGCCTGCCAGCACTGGCGGTGGCCGTCGTCGTCCTCGTGGTGACGCTGCTGGCCTCGGCCGCCCACCTCCTCTCGCGAGTCTACGCCTGA
- a CDS encoding MFS transporter: MSQPTETATSGVPWTSWLLYVILASSLMGVMGVSLLSPVLPELRSVFDVTDAQVGLLITVYTLPGALIAPFAGLAADRFGRRRVLVPLLVTFGAAGAGIAFVTDFRYVLALRFLQGVGASALITLAVTIIGDAFEGTQRDALIGLNGSATSAGAAVYPLVGGALAAVRWNVPFLFFGVGIFVGVFALFVLDPTPKSDPDSVSTYLGRLGAVARLPSALAIFLALFTAFFVFYGAVLTALPLLLSDQFGLTSSEIGPLLSAVAVASALVSSQYGRVGQWRAPEELVALGFVAYGVSLLGVWLAPTPLLVGVALLVFGVGFGVLIPSIDTTVVTLVSADLRAGMMGLRTSVLRVGQTVGPLAFTATAESFFTSTAAGYRTLIVAGGVAAVVAGLGGYALLRRHPAFA; this comes from the coding sequence GTGTCCCAGCCGACCGAGACTGCCACGTCGGGAGTTCCGTGGACGTCGTGGCTCCTCTACGTCATCCTGGCGAGTTCGCTGATGGGCGTGATGGGCGTGTCGCTTCTGAGCCCCGTGCTCCCCGAACTCAGGTCGGTGTTCGACGTCACGGACGCACAGGTAGGGCTGCTCATCACCGTCTACACGCTCCCCGGGGCGCTCATCGCCCCATTCGCCGGCCTCGCGGCCGACCGCTTCGGCCGCCGGCGCGTGCTCGTCCCGCTGCTTGTCACGTTCGGGGCCGCGGGCGCCGGGATCGCCTTCGTCACCGACTTCCGGTACGTCCTCGCGCTCCGGTTCCTGCAGGGCGTCGGTGCGAGCGCACTGATCACCCTCGCAGTCACCATCATCGGCGACGCCTTCGAGGGCACACAGCGGGACGCGCTGATCGGGCTGAACGGGAGCGCGACCAGCGCCGGCGCCGCAGTGTACCCGCTGGTCGGCGGCGCGCTGGCGGCGGTCCGCTGGAACGTCCCCTTTCTGTTCTTCGGCGTCGGTATTTTCGTCGGGGTCTTCGCGCTGTTCGTGCTCGACCCGACGCCGAAAAGCGACCCGGACTCGGTGTCCACCTACCTCGGCCGGCTGGGGGCGGTGGCGCGGCTGCCGAGCGCGCTCGCTATCTTTCTCGCGCTCTTTACGGCGTTTTTCGTCTTTTACGGCGCGGTGCTCACCGCGCTTCCGCTGCTGTTGAGCGACCAGTTCGGTCTCACATCCAGCGAGATCGGCCCGCTGCTCTCGGCGGTCGCGGTCGCGAGCGCACTGGTCTCCTCGCAGTACGGCCGCGTCGGACAGTGGCGGGCGCCGGAGGAGCTCGTGGCGCTCGGGTTCGTCGCCTACGGCGTGAGTCTGCTCGGCGTCTGGCTCGCGCCGACGCCGCTTCTCGTCGGAGTTGCGCTCCTGGTCTTCGGGGTCGGTTTCGGGGTCCTGATCCCCTCTATCGACACGACGGTCGTCACGCTCGTCTCGGCGGACCTGCGGGCCGGGATGATGGGGCTCCGAACGAGCGTCCTCCGGGTCGGACAGACGGTCGGGCCACTGGCCTTCACCGCGACCGCCGAGAGCTTCTTTACGTCGACGGCCGCCGGCTACCGGACGCTGATCGTCGCCGGCGGGGTCGCGGCCGTCGTCGCCGGGCTGGGCGGGTACGCGCTCCTGCGGCGCCACCCCGCCTTCGCGTGA
- a CDS encoding PaaI family thioesterase: MADTEDTDHTVELSLDASEYERLQALDGDPESVLAEALERELGVREQMAVAEARRAGEVDSPHGGPAAGSAPESPVGAMLGWEVVSVGEGEATLAMDAGARFANRGGPVQGGIITALADTATGFAFGTTLEPDESTTNLELKVNFLRPVFEDRLEASATVVNRGRTLGLVECSVRNSEGKLVARLSTTYMVLRGERAEGR; this comes from the coding sequence ATGGCCGACACAGAGGACACGGACCACACGGTCGAACTGTCGCTTGACGCGTCGGAGTACGAGCGGCTGCAGGCGCTCGATGGCGACCCCGAGAGCGTGCTCGCGGAGGCACTGGAGCGCGAGCTGGGCGTCCGCGAACAGATGGCGGTCGCCGAGGCGCGGCGCGCCGGGGAGGTCGACAGCCCCCACGGCGGGCCGGCAGCCGGGAGCGCACCCGAGTCACCGGTCGGTGCCATGCTCGGGTGGGAGGTAGTGAGCGTCGGTGAGGGCGAGGCGACGCTGGCGATGGACGCCGGGGCGCGCTTCGCGAACCGCGGCGGCCCCGTGCAGGGCGGGATCATCACCGCGCTGGCCGACACCGCCACCGGGTTCGCGTTCGGGACGACTCTGGAGCCCGACGAGTCGACCACGAATCTCGAACTCAAGGTGAACTTTCTGCGGCCGGTCTTCGAGGACCGCCTCGAGGCGAGCGCGACCGTCGTCAACCGCGGCCGCACGCTCGGCCTCGTCGAGTGTAGCGTCCGTAACTCGGAGGGGAAACTCGTCGCCCGGCTGTCGACGACCTACATGGTGCTGCGCGGGGAGCGCGCCGAGGGACGGTGA